CCGCCACATCAATGGCGAGGCCGAACTCCGCGAGCAGCACCTCGGCACGCCGGCGCATCTCGCCCTCGCGCACCAGCCCGAAGCGGGTCGGCTGCCGGCCGAGGAACAAGTTCTGCGCCACCGACAGGTTCGGGGCGAGGTTCACTTCCTGATAGACGGTGGCGATGCCGGCCTTGACGGCTTCCTGCGCCGAGCGGGGAGCGATCTCCTCACCCCCGAGCCGCATCGTTCCGGCGTCGCGGGTCACGACGCCGGTCATCGCCTTGATGAGCGTCGATTTGCCGGCCCCATTCTCGCCCAGCAGTGCATGGATCTCGCCATGGTGCAGGGTGAAGTCCACGCGATCGAGCGCGACGAAGCCGGCGAAGGATTTGGAGAAGCCGTGCAGCGCGAGAAGCGGGTGCGCTGCTTCACGGCCGGACATGCCGGTGCCTTGGCCGGCGGGGTCGAAATCAGTCATGGCGACCTCGGAACACGGCGGGAGAACGGCGCGGGCCGACCGGAGGAGGGCCGGCCCGCGCGGAGCTGGCACCGGGGGCGCGCGAGGAGCGCCCGCGGCGGAGCCGGCTCAGTAACCGAGGTCTTTCTTCGACTCGTAGATCGCCTTCGGGTTGTCCGCCTGCGTGTAGAGCTTGGATTCCGTCTGGATCCACTTGGGCGGCACGGTGCCCTTGGTCTTGTAGGCGATGATGGCGTCGAAGGCCGGGCCGGCCATGTTCGGCGTCAGCTCGACGGTCGCGTTCGCCTCGCCGGCGGCCATGGCCTTGAAGATGTCCGGCACGGCGTCGATGGAGACGGTCAGAACTTCCGTGCCGGGCTTCAGGCCGGCTTCCTTCATGGCCTGGATCGCGCCGACCATCATGTCGTCATTGTGGGCGTAGACCGCGCAGATGTTCTTGCCGCCGCCTTCCGCCTTGATGAAGCTCTCCATCACCTCCTTGCCCTTGGCACGGGTGAAGTCGCCGGTCTGGCTGCGCACGATCTTGACGTTCGACGCACCGGCAATGCCGTCCTCGAAGCCCTTCTTGCGGTTGGTGGCGACGGAGGCGCCGACCGTTCCCTGAAGCTCGACCACATTGCAGGGCTTGCCTGCCACGGTCTTCACCAGCCACTCGCCGGCGACCTTGCCTTCATGCACGGAGTCGGAGGTCACGGCCGTGAGGTAGAGGTTCTTGCCGGCCGGATCGATGTCGCGGTCGAGCAGGACCACCGGGATCTTGGCTTCCTGCGCTTCCTTCAGCACCGAGTCCCAACCGGTGGAGACGACGGGCGCGAGGAAGATCGCGTCCACGCCCTGCGCGATGAAGGAGCGGATCGCCTTGATCTGGTTCTCCTGCTTCTGCTGGGCGTCGGCGATCTTGAAATTGATGTTCCGCTTCTTGGCCTCGGCCTTGGAAACGGTGGTCTCGGCCGCGCGCCAGCCCGATTCCGAGCCGATCTGCGAGAAACCGATGGTGAGGTCCGCGGCCTGTGCGTCGGCGGACAGAAGCGCGCCGCCCATGGCGGTCGCGAGCAGCAAAGCCCTGAAATTCATTGGCGTCCTCCCGTTGGTGGTGCCGCTGCGCCACTGTCGGGTCGCTTGCCGGCAGGGAATCTATGCCACAGTCTTGGGAGGCTGAATAGTCATACTGTTTTACTTTTCAGCGTTGGTCGTTTCGTCGAGAAACCGCAGGCCGATGGGCCGGCGAAACGCCGCGCGGCCTCCCGTTGCCCCCGCCGGCAGGCGAGGGCAGGGGAACGTCTTCAACGTCGCGAGGCGGGTTCGGGTGGGCGGCGATGGCCGCTATTCGCGCGAGCCGGAAAGGGCCTGCTTCAGGCGCGAGGCGGCGGCCCGGCCGAGGCGGATGGGTTCGGCCATTCCCTGCAAGGCAAGCCGCACCTCGTCCCGGGAGCGCGTGTCGACGCTGCGGATGCGGTCGCAATTGACGATGATCGAACGTCCGAGCCGCAGGAAAGGCGGGGAGGGAAGGCTGGCGGCGAACTGGCCGACATTGCGCAGGATCATCAGCGGTGGCTGGTCGGCGATATGCACGCGGCTGAAATCGCCCTCCGCCTCAATAGCGAGAATGTCGGTAGGGACGCAGCGCACCACGCGGCCGGGCACGCGCAGCTCGATCACGTCGCTGGCGGGCGGATGAGCGGCGAGGAGCCGGCGGACGCGGTCGAGCGCCGTGTCGAGCCGTTCCGGCGCCACGGGCTTGAGCAGATAGTCCACCGCCTCCACGGCGAAGGCCTCCACGGCATATTCGGCATAGGCGGTGACGAAGATCACGCGCGGCGGCGTCGGCGTGGCGGCGAGCAGGTCGAAGCCATCGGGGCCGTTGAACTCGATGTCGAGCAGGACGAGATCGGGCTGGAGCCGGCCGAGCAGGTCGGCCGCCTCGCCCACGCTCTCGGCCTCGCCGACGATCTCGACATCGGCATGAGCCGCGAGCAGCCGGCGCAGGGCGCGCCGCGCCAGAGGCTCGTCATCGGCAATCAGGACGCGGAGCACGCTTCGCCCTCCAGAACCAGCGTCGCAACGACCTGCCCACCCCCGGTCTCATCGAGGGTGAAGGCATGGCGGCCGGGATAGTGCACATCAAGCCGCCGGCGCAAATTGGCGAGGCCGAGCCCATGACCGGCGCGCAGCCGGTGTGCGGGGTCCAGCCGGCCGGTATTGCTGATGTCGATCCGCAGCGCCGGGCCTTCCATCCGTACGCTGACGGCGAGTTCCAGCACCTGCGAACGGTCGCCATGCTCGACGGCGTTCTCGGCCAGCGGCTGGAGCAGGCTGTTGGCGATCTGCCGGCCGGCGGCGGTGGGGTCCATCTCCACCCGCACCCGCAGTCGGGCGCCGAAACGGGCCTGCTGGATGCGCAGATAGGCGGCGAGGGCGGCCACCTCTTCCTCCACCGGCACCACGGGAACGCGGATGCCGGCGAGCACATGGCGCAGATAGTCGGTGAGGTCGCGCAGCATGGCCAGTGCGGCCGTGGGATGCTCCGGCACTTCCTCGGCGATGCCGTTTAGCGCGTTGAACAGGAAATGCGGGTTGATCTGCAGGCGGAGCTGCTGGATTTCCGCGGTGAGCGCTTCCGCCTTGGCCGCGAGCATCTGCGTCTCGGCGCTGAGTGCCGCCGCATGCGCCGCCTGGCGCTGGCGATCGGCCCGGATCCAGAAGAACAGCAAGCTCCAGCCGGTCAGCGCCACCGCGTAATGGGTGAAGGGCAGCGCGATCTCCTCCATCGCGCCCCAGTCCGGGATGCTCCAGCCAAAGCCCTGGCGAACCAGAACCGTCGCCAGCACGATGAGAGTGGAAGCGACCGCCGCCAGCGCGGCCATGGCTACGACCACCCGCGCGCCGAGGACCGTTCCCGAGAAAATGCGGTCGTAGACAAGGCCAAGACCGGCCGACAGTCCGACCAGAAGCAGGTAGGTCACCGCGCTCATTGCCAGCGCGACCGTGAGATCCTGATAGGTGAGCTGCCGGTTCACCAGATCGACCAGCGTGAACAGGCCCCAGCCGACGATCTGCGCCCGCGCGAACGGGGTCAGGCGATGCCACGCGCCGCTGAATGGGCCGGACGGTCGGGTGAGCGAAGCGGGCACCGACGGTTCTCCTGAGGGCCTGCGCCCGCGCCGCGGCCCGCTGGGTCGGGCCGGTGTCGGGCTCGTCGATTTCTGCGCCCCGTTCATCGAGTCGCGACCGCCGCGCCGGTGCCGGGATGCCTAGCCCATGGCATCTTTCCGCGACGGTGCCTAGCGCCCGAAAGCCGCGCCGATCCGCAATTCGCGGGCGCGCGGGGCCCGCTTCCCTGAGGTTCCTGATGGCTGCTGCCTCGCCCGTCTCCCGTGCTCTTGCTTCCTGCCGGCCGGCCTTTGTCGCCGTGGCGGGGTTTTCCGCCGTCATCAACCTGCTGATGCTCGCCGGCTCGCTCTACATGCTGCAGGTCTATGACCGTGTGCTGAGCTCGCGCAGCGTGCCGACCCTGATCGGCCTGTCGCTGCTGCTGCTGGTCGCCTACGCCCTGCAGGGTTTTCTCGACTCGGTGCGGGTGAAGATGCTGGCGCGCATCGGGGCGCGCTTCGACGAGCAGGTCTCGCCGCTGGCCTTCAGCGCCGCGCGGCGCCTCTCGCTGGCGGGCCGGCGCGCCGAGGAGGCGCTCCAGCCCGTGCGCGACCTCGACCAGATCCGCGCCTTCCTGGCCTCGCTCGGGCCGACGGCGCTGTTCGACATGCCGTGGATGCCGCTGTTCTTCGCCGGCTGCTTCCTGCTGCACCCCTGGCTCGGCCTGCTGGCGCTCGGCGGCGGCATCATCATCGTCGCGCTGACCTGGGCGACCGAGCAGGCCAGCCGCGCCGCCATGAAGGCGCAGATGACCAGCCGCGGCACGCGCGAGGCGATTGTCGAGGCGAACCGCCGTAACGCCGAGGCGCTGACCGCCATGGGCATGGGCGGCGCCTTCGCCAACCGATGGGAGGAGGCGAACCGCCGGCATGTCAGCGACTGGCTGGCCGCCGCCGATGTGACCGGCTCCAGCGGCGCCTTTGCCAAGGTGTTCCGCATGGTGCTGCAATCGGCCGTGTTGGGGCTCGGCGCCTATCTCGCCATTCACGACCAGATTTCCGGTGGCGCGATGATCGCCGCCTCCATCATGACCTCGCGCGCGCTGGCCCCCATCGAGATCGCCGTCGGCAACTGGAAGGGCTTCGTGGCCGCGCGCCTCGGGCTGCGCCGTCTGGAGCAGGTGCTGGCCTCGCCCGCTCTGGCCGAGCGGCATCACACCCCGCTCCCCCCGCCTGCGGCGCTGCTCACGGTCGACAATCTCGTCGTTGCGGCGCCGGGACGCTCGGCGCCGATCCTGTCGGGCGTGTCGCTGCAGGTGGAGGCGGGGCAGGGGCTCGGCATCATCGGGCCGAGTGCGTCCGGCAAGTCGACGCTGGTGCGGGCGCTGGTCGGCGTGTGGCGCCCGGTCAAGGGCGAGGTCCGGCTCGATGGTGCCAGCCTCGATCAATGGGCGCCCGACGCGCTGGGCCGGCATGTCGGCTACCTGCCGCAGGATGTCGAGCTGTTCGAGGGCACGGTGGCGGAGAACATCGCCCGCTTCGCGCCGAACGCGCCGGGCGAGGCCATCGTCGCGGCGGCGCGGGCGGCGGGTGCGCATGAGCTGATCCTGCGGCTGGAAGAGGGGTACGACACCCGCATTGGCGAGGGCGGCATGGCGCTGTCCGGCGGCCAGCGCCAGCGCATCGGGCTGGCCCGCGCGCTTTACGGCGCGCCGTTTCTGGTCGTGCTCGACGAGCCGAACTCCAATCTCGACCCGGATGGCGACGCCGCGCTCACGCAGGCGGTGCAGGGCGTGCGGGCGCGCGGCGGAATCGTGATCGTCGTCACCCATCGCCAGAGCGCGATTTCCTCGCTCGACCGGCTCGCGCTGATGGGCGATGGGCGGATTCAGGCCTTTGGCCCGAAGGAGGAGGTTCTGGGCAAGCTCGCCCGGCAGAACGGTGTGCCCGGCATCAAGCGCACGGCAGTGGCCTCATGACGATCCTGGCACCAACATCGGAATACGGCCCCGCCCTGCGGCGGCTGACCCTGATCGGCGGAGCGGCGGTGCTGCTGTTCGCCGGCACTGTGGGCGTCTGGGCGCTGGCCTCGACCCTCAACGGCGCGGTCGTCGCCACCGGCCAGTTCGTCGTCGATGGCAATGTGAAGAAGGTGCAGCACGCCACCGGCGGTGTCGTCGGCGAACTTAAGGTTCGCGAGGGCGACCAGGTCGAGGCGGGCGCGGTGCTGATCCGGCTCGACGACACCATCACCCGCGCTAATCTTCAGGTGGTGACCCAGCAACTCGACGACTTCGCCGCGCGTCAGGGGCGGCTGATCGCCGAGCGCGACCGCCTTGAGGTTATCGAGGTGGCGCCGGAGCTGGTGCCGCGAGCGGGCGAGCCGGCAATCGCCAAGCTGATCGCCACTGAGCAGAACCAGTTCGAGGCCCGCCGGGCGGCGCGTGAAGGGCGCAAGGCGCAGCTTGCCCGGCGGATTGGCCAGCTTGAGGACGAGGTGACGGGTCTTCGCGCCCAGCAGGCGGCGCGCGACCGGCAGGCGGCGCTGATCGCCGAGGAGTTGAAGGGCGTGCGCGACCTTTACGCCAAGAACCTCGTGGCGCTCTCCCGCAAGGCGGCGCTGGAGCGCGAAGCGGCGGAGCTCGACGGCGAGAAGGGTCGCCTCATTGCGGCGGTCGCGCAGACCGAGGGCAAGATCGCCGAAACCCGGCTGCAGATCATCGAGATCGACGATGTGCTGCGCGAGGAGGTGATGAAGGAGCTGAGCGAGATTCAGGCCAAGGCGGCCGAACTCGCCGAGCGGCGCATCGCCGCCGAGGACCAGCTGAAGCGCGTCGATATCAGGGCGCCGAGCGCCGGCTTCGTGCATCAGCTCACCGTCCATACGGTGGGCGGCGTCATCACCCCGGCGGAGCCCGCCATGCTGATCGTACCGGCGCGCGAAGCGCTTCAGGTGGAAGCGCGCGTCAACCCGCCGGACATCGACCAGATCGTGCCCGGCCAGCGGGCGGATGTGCGCATCCACGCCTTCAACCAGCGCACAACGCCGCTGCTGGCCGGCAGGGTGGCGCGTGTCTCGCCCGACACCAGCCGCGACCCGCAGACCGGCGCGGTTTTCTACACGATCCGGGTGGCGATCCCACCCGAGGAGCTGGCGCGGCTGGCGCCGCAGACGGTCAGCGCCGGTATGCAGGCCGAAGTGTTCGTGCGCACGCAGGACCGCACGCCGCTGCAATACATCGCCAAGCCGTTGCAGGATCAGATCGCCCGCGCCTTTCGCGAGCGGTGATCCGGCGCGGCGCTGGCGGGCTCGTCGATTTCTGCGCCGTCTTCATCGAGTGCCCGCCGGCACCCCCGTGATGATGACAGCGGCTCATGCATTGATTTTACCGCTCCGGTGAGAGCGGGACATGACCCAGGAGGCATGACATGGCCGGCACCATCTATTCCGCGGAACTGCCTGCGTCCGGTCAGCGGCGCATCGAGGGCTTCAACCCGGCGAGCGACAAGCTCGATCTCGGCTCCAACTCGGTGCATGGCTACATTGTCGTCGATACCGGCGAGGGCGTCGCTTTCATGGACCCGTGGAGCGGCAGGCAGACGCTGATCGTCGGCATCTCGCTCGGCCAGCTCACCGTGAACAGCTTCGTGCCGGTGGAGAATGATCATCTGCGGCAGGATCTCAGCGGCGCGCTGGCCTGGGAACATGGCATCACGCAGAAGCCCAACACTGTCTATGCGCGCTCGCACGAGGTCGGCCAGATCGACCGCGTGGCGTTCAACGCCGACACGGATGTGGTCGACTTCCGCTATTACGGCACGCGCGAGCAGCTCTATATGGTGGACGGCGCCGAGGGCGTGGTCATCGGCAATTACACGACCGGCCAGACGTTGATCCTGCTCGGCACGACGGTGGCCGACCTCTCGGCCGATAACTTCCTGTTCCATTCGGCGCAGGTGCGCGAAGACCGCATCTTTCTGCAGCTCGGCTTGGCTTCCGTTCCTGATTCGCAGGTGATCAGCCGTGCCGACATCCCGACTGTCGGCACCAATGTGTGGCCGACGACCGCCGGCCCCGGTGCCCCGCCGAGCGGCGTCACCGGCACGACCTATCTGATCGACTGGGATTACGGCTCCAAGACCGTGCTCGACTTCGACCCGGCGACGGACAAGCTGGACTTCAAGTATTTCCGCCCGGCCGAATTCACCGTGGCGGAGGTGAACGGCTCCACGGTCATTACCATTGTCGGGCAGAACCAGACCTACACGCTGACCGGCGTCTCGCTGGCGGAACTGGACTACAACAACATCGTCGCGGTGGAAGACGCCACCTACCAGAAATGGCGCGGCCTCATCGAGGCGGCGGATGCCGGCGGCACGCTGCCGACGCTCCGCGTCGCCGATGCCCAGCTCTCCGAAGGCCAGAGCGGCACGAGCTTGATGAGCTTCACCGTCACCCTGTCAAAGGCGGCGGCGGGTGTGGTCAGCGTCGACTACTCGACGCTGAACGGCACGGCGCTGGCTGGTTCCGACTATCAGGCCGCTATCGGCCGGCTCACCTTCCAGCCGGGCGAGACAAGCAAGACGGTGCAGGTCACCATTAACGGCGATGCCATTTTCGAGCTCAACGAGGCGTTCGATCTCGTCCTGTCCTCGCCGTCCGGCGCGACGCTGGCGGATGAGCGGGCGACCGGCACCATTGTCAATGACGACGCGCAGGCGCCCAACGTGCTGCCGGCCGTCTCCATCGCCGATCTGTCGGTGACGGAAGGCGACGGCGCCCATGTGCATTTCATGTTCCTGGTCACGCTCGACAAGGCGTCCACCAGCCCGGTGACGGTGCAGTACCGCACGGCGAACGGCACCGCGCTCGCCGGGTCGGACTATGAGGCGACCAGCGGCACGGTGACCTTCGCGGCGGGCGAGACCGCCAAGCAGATCCATGTCGACGTGATCGGCGACAAGGTCGCGGAGGCTGATGAGCGGTTCACGGTCGAGCTGTCCGCCCCCACGGGCGCGACCATCGCCGACGGCTCGGCCACCGGCACGCTGCTGAACGATGACGGGCTGACGCCGACCCCCGTTCCGGCCCTGTCCGTCGCCGATCTGTCGGTGTCCGAAGGCAATGGCGACCACGTCCACTTTATGTTCATGGTCACGCTCGACAAGCCCTCGACCACGCCCGTGACGGTACAGTATCGGACGGTCAACGGTACGGCGGTCGCCGGCACTGATTATGAGGCAACCAACGGCACCCTCACTTTCGCGCCGGGCGAAACCAGCAAGCAGGTCCATGTCGACATTATCGGGGACAAGATAGTCGAGGCGGATGAGCGGTTCACCGTCGAGCTCTCGGGCCCCACGGATGCGACCATCGCCGACGGCACGGCCACCGGCACTCTGCTGAACGACGATGCCGCGGCCCCGCCCGCCGGCGGCAACAGCCTCGCCTTCGCGGTGACGGACAATTGGGGGGCGGGCTTTACCGGCGCGATGACGCTGAAGCCCGTCGCCGCGCTGAATGGCTGGACCGTGGAGTTCGACGCTTCGTTCGACATCAGCAACATCTGGAACGCCGAGATCGTCAGCCATGTCGGCGACCACTACGTCATCCGCAACGCCGCCTGGAACGGCAAGGTGGCGGCCAATGGCGAGGTGAGCTTCGGCTTCCAGGCGTCGCCCGGCGGCACGGCGATCGTCGCCGATGATTTCGTCATCAATGGAACCCCGGCGGGGGGAGGGACGGACCCGGTGCCGGTTCTGCCGACGCTCGCCATCAGCGACGCCAGCGTCGCCGAGGGTAATGACGGCACCTCTTACCTCTCCTTCACCGTCACCCTTTCCAAGGCGGCAGCGAGTGCGGTGAGCGTCGCCTATGCCAGCGCCAACGGCACGGCGACCGCCGGGCAGGACTATCAGGCGGTATCGGGCACGCTGACCTTCGCGGCGGGCGAGACCTCGAAGGTCATTCGCGTGCCGGTGATCGGCGACAAGGTGGTGGAGGCCAATGAGGCGCTGAGCATCGCGCTCTCCAAGCCCTCCGGCGCGACGCTGGCCGATGCCAGCGGCACCGGCACCATCACCAATGACGACGTTGCGCCCACCCTGCCGACGCTCGCCATTGGCGACGCCAGCGTCGCCGAGGGTAATGACGGTACGGCCTATCTCTCCTTCACCGTCACCCTGTCCAAGGCGGCGGCGGGTGCGGTGAGTGTCGCCTATGCCAGTGCCAACGGCACGGCGACCGCCGGGCAGGATTATCAGGCGGTATCGGGCACGCTGACCTTCGCGGCGGGCGAGACCTCGAAGGTCATCCGCGTGCCGGTGATCGGCGACAAGGTGGTGGAAGCGAACGAGGCGTTGAGCATCACGCTCTCCAAGCCCTCCGGCGCGACGCTGGCCGACGCCAGCGGCACCGGCACCATCACCAATGACGACGTTGCGCCAACCCTGCCGACGCTCGCCATCAGCGATGCGAGCGTGGCGGAGGGGAATGACGGCACGGCCTATCTCTCTTTCACCGTCACCCTCTCCAAGGCGGCAGCGAGCGCGGTGAGCGTCGCCTATGCCAGCGCCAACGGCACGGCGACCGCCGGGCAGGATTATCAGGCGGTATCGGGCACGCTGACCTTCGCGGCGGGCGAGACCTCCAAGGTCATCCGCGTGCCGGTGATCGGCGACAAGGTGGTGGAAGCGAACGAGGCGCTGACCATCACGCTCTCCAAGCCCTCCGGCGCGACGCTGGCCGACGCCAGCGGCACCGGCACCATCACCAATGACGACGTGACGCCGCCGCCCACCGTCTCGGTGGCCGGCACGACCGTGGTCGAGGGCGATGCGGGCGCGGGCGGCGGCGCGGCGGATGGCTGGTTCTCGACCTTCGGCAACCAGATCGTCGATTCCGACGGCAACCCGGTGAAGCTCGCCGGCGTGAACTGGTTCGGCTTCGAATCCTCCAACGCTTCCCCGCATGGCGTCTGGACGCGGTCCTACACGGACATGATGGACCAGATGAAGGAACTGGACTTCAACACCATCCGGCTGCCCTTCGCCAGCGCCACGCTGCACGCCACCAGCGCCAGCGGCATCGACTACAGCCAGAACCCGGACCTGCGCGGCCTGACGCCGCTGCAGATCATGGACAAGATCGTCGCCTATGCCGAGGAGATCGGGCTGAAGGTCATTCTCGATCATCACCGCTCTTCCTTCGGCGCCGGGACCTCGGAGAATGGGCTCTGGTACGACAGCACCTACACGGAAGCCGCCTGGATCGACGACTGGCAGATGCTGGCGGAGCGCTATGCCGACAACACCGCCGTCATCGGCGCCGATCTGCATAACGAGCCCTATAACGGGACATGGGGCGGCGGCGGTGCCCGTGACTGGGCGGCGGCGGCCGAGCGGGCCGGTAACGCCATTGGCGAAGTCAACCCGAACTGGCTGATCATCGTCGAGGGCGTCGGCTCCTATGAGGGCGCCAATTACTGGTGGGGCGGTAACCTCAAGGGCGTGGCCGACCGGCCAATCGAGCTCGATGTGCCGAACAAGCTGGTCTATTCGGCGCATGACTATGGCAACTCGGTCTATGAGCAGCCCTGGTTCAAGGATCCCAACTTCGCCGCGCAGCTCCCTGCGAAGTTCGACGAGATGTGGGGCTATATCTACCGCGAGAACATCGCGCCGGTGCTGATCGGCGAGTTCGGCACCAAGCTGACCGACCCGAAGGACGCCCCCTGGCTGGAGGCGCTGACCTCCTACATGGCCGGCGACTTCGACAATGACGGCACGATCGACATTCCCGCCGGCCAGGAGGGCATCAGCTGGACCTATTGGTCGTGGAACCCCAATTCCGGCGATACGGGCGGCATCCTCGCCGATGACTGGCGCACGGTGAACACCAACAAGATGGCCTATCTCGAGCCGATCCAGTTCGATCTGGAGGAGGGGGGCAGTAGCGGCGCCGGCACCTATGCCGTGTTCACCATCACCCTCTCGGCTGCCGCCACGCAGGCCGTGACGGTGAACTATCAGACGGTCGCCGGCACAGCCGGGGCTGACGACTTCACGGCGGCCAGCGGCACGTTGAACTTTGCCGCCGGCGAGACCACCAAGACCGTGCGCATCGCCATCACCGGCGACAATCTCGCCGAAGCCACGGAGAGCTTCACCCTGCTGCTCAGCAATGCACAGGGCGCGGTGATCGGCGTCGCGCAGGCAAGCGCGGTGATCCAGGATGATGACGCGGCCGCCCCGACCCTCCCCACGCTCAGCGTCAGCGACGCCACGGCGCTGGAGGGCAGCGCCAGCGCGGCGGGCATGCTCACCTTCACTGTCACCCTGTCGGAAGCCGCGACCGGGCCGGTGAGCGTGAAATACGCGACCGCGAACGGCTCGGCGGTGGCCGGACAGGATTATCAGGCGGCGTCCGGCACGCTGACCTTCGCGGCGGGTGAAACCAGCAAGACCATCAAGGTCGCCGCGATCGGCGATGGCGTGCTGGAGGGCAACGAGACCTTCAACCTCGTTCTCTCCAGTCCCACCGGGGCCACGCTCGCGGATGGCACGGGACGGGGCACCATCGAGAATGACGATGCCGCCCCGCCCGCTGGCGGTGACGCCGTGTCCTTCACGGTCGCCAGCAATTGGGGCACCGGCTTTACCGCCGCGATGACGCTGAAGCCCGAGGCCACGCTGAACGGCTGGACCGTGGAGTTCGACGCCCCCTTCGACATCTCCAACATCTGGAACGCCCAGATCGTCAGCCATGTCGGCGACCATTATGTGGTGCGCAACGCCTCCTGGAACGGGAAGGTGGCGGCCGGCGGGGAGGTGAGCTTCGGCTTCCAGGCCTCGGGCGGCAGCGCCACGGCGGATGATTTCATCGTCAACGGCCGCGCGGTTGGCGGGGAGGAGGCGAGTGCCCTGCGCACGGCGTCCGTGTCGCTCAGCAATGACGTGATCGACGCGTCCATCGCGTTGGTCGAGAGCCGGGCCGCTGACTTCACCGCCGAGGTGACATTGCACAATGAGGGCGCCGCGCTGAGTGGCTGGACGCTGGAGATCGACACGCCCTACGAGATCGCCCAGCTCCAGGGGGCGGAGATCGTCTCCCGTGACGAGGACGGCTATGTCGTCCGCAACCTCGCCGCCACCGCCGCCCTCGACCACGGCGCGGATGTGCGTTTCCAGCTGGTGGGACACGGCACCTTCGATAGCTCGCAGTTCGACTTCCTGATCTAGGATCGAAGGTCCGAACGCTAAGGGTGTCGTGCGGCGCCATCCACGCTCCGAAGGGAGTTGTGGATGGCGCCGCACACCCTTGTGACGTGGCCGCCCATCGACGTTATGTCCCCGTCAGTCGAGCGGTCGGAAGGCGAGCCGTGCGCGATCGGCACCCTTTGCCGGGGAAGGTGGCCCGCAACGACAGGCGGCCCCAAGCTCCATGCTCGGAGGCTGAAACCGCTGAGGCAATTGACGCGCGTCCGACAAAGCCGCCGCATCGCTATGTTTCTGATTGTTGCCAGTCGGCTGCCCCCTGGGCTAGGTTCGGTTGCTATTGTGGGGGGACAATAAC
Above is a window of Ancylobacter sp. WKF20 DNA encoding:
- a CDS encoding Calx-beta domain-containing protein translates to MAGTIYSAELPASGQRRIEGFNPASDKLDLGSNSVHGYIVVDTGEGVAFMDPWSGRQTLIVGISLGQLTVNSFVPVENDHLRQDLSGALAWEHGITQKPNTVYARSHEVGQIDRVAFNADTDVVDFRYYGTREQLYMVDGAEGVVIGNYTTGQTLILLGTTVADLSADNFLFHSAQVREDRIFLQLGLASVPDSQVISRADIPTVGTNVWPTTAGPGAPPSGVTGTTYLIDWDYGSKTVLDFDPATDKLDFKYFRPAEFTVAEVNGSTVITIVGQNQTYTLTGVSLAELDYNNIVAVEDATYQKWRGLIEAADAGGTLPTLRVADAQLSEGQSGTSLMSFTVTLSKAAAGVVSVDYSTLNGTALAGSDYQAAIGRLTFQPGETSKTVQVTINGDAIFELNEAFDLVLSSPSGATLADERATGTIVNDDAQAPNVLPAVSIADLSVTEGDGAHVHFMFLVTLDKASTSPVTVQYRTANGTALAGSDYEATSGTVTFAAGETAKQIHVDVIGDKVAEADERFTVELSAPTGATIADGSATGTLLNDDGLTPTPVPALSVADLSVSEGNGDHVHFMFMVTLDKPSTTPVTVQYRTVNGTAVAGTDYEATNGTLTFAPGETSKQVHVDIIGDKIVEADERFTVELSGPTDATIADGTATGTLLNDDAAAPPAGGNSLAFAVTDNWGAGFTGAMTLKPVAALNGWTVEFDASFDISNIWNAEIVSHVGDHYVIRNAAWNGKVAANGEVSFGFQASPGGTAIVADDFVINGTPAGGGTDPVPVLPTLAISDASVAEGNDGTSYLSFTVTLSKAAASAVSVAYASANGTATAGQDYQAVSGTLTFAAGETSKVIRVPVIGDKVVEANEALSIALSKPSGATLADASGTGTITNDDVAPTLPTLAIGDASVAEGNDGTAYLSFTVTLSKAAAGAVSVAYASANGTATAGQDYQAVSGTLTFAAGETSKVIRVPVIGDKVVEANEALSITLSKPSGATLADASGTGTITNDDVAPTLPTLAISDASVAEGNDGTAYLSFTVTLSKAAASAVSVAYASANGTATAGQDYQAVSGTLTFAAGETSKVIRVPVIGDKVVEANEALTITLSKPSGATLADASGTGTITNDDVTPPPTVSVAGTTVVEGDAGAGGGAADGWFSTFGNQIVDSDGNPVKLAGVNWFGFESSNASPHGVWTRSYTDMMDQMKELDFNTIRLPFASATLHATSASGIDYSQNPDLRGLTPLQIMDKIVAYAEEIGLKVILDHHRSSFGAGTSENGLWYDSTYTEAAWIDDWQMLAERYADNTAVIGADLHNEPYNGTWGGGGARDWAAAAERAGNAIGEVNPNWLIIVEGVGSYEGANYWWGGNLKGVADRPIELDVPNKLVYSAHDYGNSVYEQPWFKDPNFAAQLPAKFDEMWGYIYRENIAPVLIGEFGTKLTDPKDAPWLEALTSYMAGDFDNDGTIDIPAGQEGISWTYWSWNPNSGDTGGILADDWRTVNTNKMAYLEPIQFDLEEGGSSGAGTYAVFTITLSAAATQAVTVNYQTVAGTAGADDFTAASGTLNFAAGETTKTVRIAITGDNLAEATESFTLLLSNAQGAVIGVAQASAVIQDDDAAAPTLPTLSVSDATALEGSASAAGMLTFTVTLSEAATGPVSVKYATANGSAVAGQDYQAASGTLTFAAGETSKTIKVAAIGDGVLEGNETFNLVLSSPTGATLADGTGRGTIENDDAAPPAGGDAVSFTVASNWGTGFTAAMTLKPEATLNGWTVEFDAPFDISNIWNAQIVSHVGDHYVVRNASWNGKVAAGGEVSFGFQASGGSATADDFIVNGRAVGGEEASALRTASVSLSNDVIDASIALVESRAADFTAEVTLHNEGAALSGWTLEIDTPYEIAQLQGAEIVSRDEDGYVVRNLAATAALDHGADVRFQLVGHGTFDSSQFDFLI